The Mycobacteriales bacterium genome window below encodes:
- the dinB gene encoding DNA polymerase IV, with the protein MSDGPGILHADLDAFYASVEQRDNPRLRGRPVIVGAGVVLAASYEAKARGVCTAMGGRQARALCPDAVVVPPRMKAYSAASKAVFAVFDDTSPVVEPISIDEAFLDVHGLRHIRGPAPEVAARLREAVRDRVGLAITVGVARTKFLAKVASGVAKPDGLLVVPLDGELAFLHPLPVQRLWGVGRVTAEKLYALGIVTVAQVAALEERTLVSMLGPASGRHLHALAHNRDPRPVVVGRRRRSIGSQSALGQRGLSRDDLEARLITLVDRVCRRLRSADRVCRTVVLRLRFSDFTRATRSHTLPAPTADTAVVLAALQTLLHSNAGLIRERGITLIGIALANLDNSDAVQLELPFDRPDTVSLDRAVDLVRDRYGSTSITRGVLLGKREPLSVPLLPD; encoded by the coding sequence GTGTCCGACGGGCCGGGAATCCTGCACGCTGACCTCGACGCGTTCTACGCGTCGGTCGAGCAGCGCGACAACCCCCGGCTGCGAGGCCGGCCGGTGATCGTCGGCGCGGGGGTGGTGCTCGCCGCCAGCTACGAGGCGAAGGCCAGGGGCGTGTGTACGGCGATGGGCGGTCGTCAGGCTCGCGCGCTCTGCCCGGACGCGGTCGTCGTCCCGCCGCGCATGAAGGCGTACTCCGCGGCGAGCAAGGCGGTGTTCGCGGTGTTCGACGACACGAGTCCGGTGGTGGAGCCCATCTCCATCGACGAGGCGTTCCTCGACGTCCACGGACTGCGGCACATCCGGGGTCCGGCGCCGGAGGTCGCCGCCCGGCTGCGCGAAGCGGTCCGCGACCGGGTCGGGCTCGCGATCACGGTCGGCGTCGCGCGCACGAAGTTCCTCGCCAAGGTCGCCAGCGGCGTGGCCAAGCCGGACGGGCTGCTCGTCGTACCCCTCGACGGCGAGTTGGCGTTCCTGCACCCGCTGCCGGTCCAGCGGCTGTGGGGCGTCGGACGGGTCACGGCGGAGAAGCTCTACGCCTTGGGCATCGTCACCGTGGCGCAGGTGGCCGCGCTCGAGGAGCGCACCCTCGTCTCGATGCTCGGCCCCGCGTCGGGCCGCCACCTGCACGCCCTGGCCCACAACCGCGACCCGCGACCGGTCGTCGTCGGCCGCCGGCGGCGCTCGATCGGCTCGCAGTCCGCGCTCGGCCAACGCGGTCTCTCGCGCGACGACCTCGAGGCCCGGCTGATCACCCTGGTCGACCGGGTGTGTCGGCGGCTGCGGTCCGCCGACCGGGTGTGCCGCACGGTCGTGCTGCGGCTGCGCTTCTCCGACTTCACCCGCGCGACCCGCTCCCACACCCTGCCCGCGCCGACCGCGGACACGGCCGTCGTACTCGCCGCGCTGCAAACGCTCCTGCACAGCAACGCCGGCCTGATCCGGGAGCGGGGGATCACCCTCATCGGCATCGCGCTGGCCAACCTCGACAACTCCGATGCCGTGCAGCTCGAGTTGCCGTTCGACCGACCCGACACGGTCAGCCTCGACCGGGCGGTCGACCTCGTCCGCGACCGTTACGGCAGCACGTCGATCACCCGCGGCGTACTGCTCGGCAAGCGGGAGCCGCTGAGCGTGCCGCTTCTGCCGGACTGA
- a CDS encoding TIGR03618 family F420-dependent PPOX class oxidoreductase, with translation MTTLAEAADLGRRENGLAVISTSRADGTIQSSVVNAGVLAHPLTGEQVLGFVTYGKVKLANLRQRPQLAATFRAGWQWATVEGSAQLFGPDDPHPEVDDDGRRLLLRAVFVGAGGTHDDWDEYDRVMAEQGRTAVLVTPTRVYSN, from the coding sequence GTGACGACACTCGCCGAAGCCGCCGATCTCGGTCGGCGCGAGAACGGGCTGGCCGTAATCTCCACATCCCGCGCCGACGGCACGATCCAGTCGTCGGTCGTCAACGCCGGCGTGCTTGCGCACCCGCTGACGGGTGAGCAGGTGTTGGGGTTCGTCACCTACGGCAAGGTGAAGCTCGCCAACCTGCGGCAGCGGCCGCAGCTCGCGGCGACGTTCCGGGCCGGCTGGCAATGGGCGACCGTCGAGGGAAGCGCGCAGCTGTTCGGACCCGACGACCCGCATCCGGAGGTCGACGACGACGGGCGGCGACTGCTGCTGCGTGCGGTCTTCGTCGGCGCCGGCGGCACCCACGACGACTGGGACGAGTACGACCGGGTCATGGCCGAGCAGGGCCGCACCGCGGTGCTGGTGACGCCGACCAGGGTCTACAGCAACTGA